One segment of Aquimarina sp. BL5 DNA contains the following:
- a CDS encoding ferredoxin--NADP reductase yields the protein MSDFHTLTIKNITRETPKAVSIEFEVPSQLKKDYSFTAGQYITIKTEVNGKEIRRAYSICSSPNSESLRVAVKEIEGGTFSAIANNKLKAGDTLDVHTPEGNFLLKSNPTANNTYAAFAAGSGITPVMSMIKTVLEEEPNSKFVLVYGNRTPTETIFFKELLALQAQHPERLFIEFFYSRSDEEGARFGRIEKSTINYITKNKFKDTNFEAFYLCGPEEMINTVTNVLLENGISKEKVHFELFTSSTETTEIDANLEGKTAITILVDDEETSFVMDQKKTILDAALEEDIDAPYSCQGGVCSSCICKITEGSAVMEKNSILTDGELAEGLVLACQAHPTSSTIKVDFDDV from the coding sequence ATGTCAGATTTTCATACACTTACTATAAAAAATATTACCAGAGAAACTCCAAAAGCAGTTTCTATAGAGTTTGAAGTTCCTTCACAATTAAAGAAAGATTATTCCTTTACTGCGGGGCAATACATTACCATTAAAACAGAAGTTAATGGTAAAGAAATAAGAAGAGCATATTCCATTTGTTCTTCACCAAACAGTGAATCTCTTCGGGTAGCAGTAAAGGAAATTGAAGGTGGTACCTTTTCGGCAATCGCCAATAATAAACTAAAAGCAGGTGACACTCTAGACGTTCATACTCCAGAAGGAAATTTTTTATTAAAATCAAATCCAACCGCAAATAATACGTATGCTGCATTTGCTGCAGGAAGTGGTATTACTCCCGTAATGAGTATGATCAAAACCGTACTTGAAGAAGAACCTAATAGTAAATTTGTTTTGGTTTACGGAAATCGAACTCCTACTGAAACTATATTTTTTAAAGAGCTTCTTGCATTACAAGCACAACATCCAGAAAGATTATTTATTGAGTTTTTCTATAGTAGAAGTGACGAAGAAGGAGCACGTTTTGGAAGAATAGAAAAATCAACAATCAATTATATCACCAAGAATAAATTCAAGGACACTAATTTTGAAGCCTTTTACCTTTGTGGACCTGAAGAAATGATCAATACGGTTACAAATGTTTTACTGGAAAATGGTATTTCTAAAGAAAAAGTGCATTTTGAGCTTTTTACTAGTAGTACAGAAACGACTGAAATTGACGCTAATTTAGAAGGAAAAACAGCTATTACGATACTAGTTGATGATGAAGAGACTTCTTTTGTAATGGATCAGAAAAAGACTATTCTTGATGCAGCTTTAGAAGAAGATATTGATGCTCCGTATTCTTGTCAAGGAGGTGTTTGTAGTTCTTGTATTTGCAAAATCACAGAAGGTAGTGCTGTTATGGAAAAAAATAGCATTCTTACTGATGGAGAACTTGCCGAAGGCTTAGTACTGGCTTGCCAAGCACATCCTACCTCATCGACCATAAAGGTGGATTTTGATGATGTTTAG
- a CDS encoding glycosyltransferase family 9 protein, producing MSKNKNIIKSNKALSKGFDAHILVIRLSAMGDVAMTVPILRTFRVQYPNVKITVLTRKFFEPIFSGIDNLEIYHADVEGKHKGFFGLSKLSKELRGLGITAVADLHNVLRSNILKKFFALRGIKVVQIDKGRAEKKALTRPVNKEFKQLKTTHQRYADVFEALGYPISLERHTFPGKTTLTPEILKLTANSTKKWLGIAPFAQYESKVYPLELMVEVIEQLDQGDVYEILLFGGGKKEIDLLNNMESKYKNVINVAGKLSFEDELKLIGNLDAMLSMDSGNAHLAAMYGVPTITLWGVTHPFAGFMPFEQPLERAILPNLAKYDQIPTSIYGNKVPEGYEKVMYTIKPETVIEAINKL from the coding sequence TTGAGTAAAAATAAAAACATAATAAAAAGTAACAAAGCCCTATCTAAGGGCTTTGATGCTCATATTTTGGTCATTCGATTGTCTGCAATGGGAGATGTGGCCATGACTGTTCCCATATTGCGAACTTTTAGAGTGCAATATCCTAATGTTAAGATTACTGTGCTTACCAGAAAATTCTTTGAACCAATATTTTCTGGGATTGATAACCTAGAAATATATCATGCAGATGTAGAAGGAAAGCACAAAGGTTTTTTTGGGTTGTCTAAACTCTCTAAAGAATTAAGAGGACTCGGCATAACTGCAGTAGCCGATTTACATAATGTATTGCGATCAAATATTCTTAAGAAGTTTTTCGCACTACGAGGGATTAAAGTAGTACAAATTGATAAAGGAAGAGCGGAGAAAAAAGCATTAACTAGACCCGTAAATAAGGAGTTTAAACAATTAAAAACAACACATCAGCGATACGCGGATGTTTTTGAAGCATTAGGATACCCAATAAGTTTGGAAAGACATACGTTTCCCGGGAAAACCACATTAACCCCAGAGATTCTTAAACTAACTGCGAATTCTACTAAAAAATGGCTCGGAATTGCACCTTTTGCCCAGTATGAAAGTAAAGTATATCCATTAGAATTAATGGTAGAGGTTATTGAACAACTAGATCAAGGTGATGTTTATGAAATATTGCTGTTTGGCGGTGGAAAAAAAGAAATAGACTTGCTCAATAATATGGAGAGTAAATATAAAAATGTAATCAATGTTGCTGGTAAACTCTCTTTTGAAGATGAACTAAAACTTATAGGAAATCTGGATGCAATGTTATCTATGGATAGCGGGAATGCCCATTTAGCAGCGATGTACGGAGTGCCTACAATAACGCTTTGGGGAGTTACACATCCTTTTGCTGGTTTTATGCCTTTTGAGCAACCTTTAGAAAGGGCAATTTTGCCTAATCTGGCAAAGTATGACCAAATCCCTACATCAATTTATGGAAACAAGGTTCCCGAAGGATACGAAAAGGTAATGTATACAATCAAACCCGAAACTGTTATCGAAGCCATAAATAAACTTTAA
- a CDS encoding DUF4254 domain-containing protein yields MFTDKANKIFKEVIDMYHVIDRVDQDFSNPYDSKSQQIEHLLYRKCWIDTVQWHYEDIIRDPQIDPVAALTLKRQIDASNQDRTDMVEYIDSYFLETYKDVIPKENATINTESPAWGVDRLSILALKVYHMHEETVREGASDTHKAACQKKYNVLLEQQVDLSTAIDTLLKDIEKGDKYMKVYKQMKMYNDDELNPVLRGEK; encoded by the coding sequence ATGTTTACAGATAAAGCAAACAAGATTTTTAAAGAAGTTATAGACATGTATCACGTGATTGACCGCGTAGATCAGGATTTTTCTAACCCATACGACAGCAAATCACAGCAGATAGAACATTTATTATATCGTAAGTGTTGGATTGACACGGTACAATGGCACTATGAAGACATTATTCGTGATCCGCAAATTGATCCAGTAGCAGCATTAACCTTAAAAAGACAGATTGATGCATCCAATCAAGATCGTACAGATATGGTGGAGTATATTGATAGCTATTTTTTAGAAACATACAAGGATGTTATTCCTAAAGAGAATGCAACAATAAATACAGAAAGCCCAGCTTGGGGAGTAGATCGATTATCAATCTTAGCGCTGAAAGTGTATCATATGCACGAAGAAACAGTTAGAGAAGGTGCATCAGACACCCACAAAGCTGCTTGCCAAAAGAAGTACAATGTATTACTAGAGCAACAAGTAGATCTTTCTACTGCAATAGATACCTTGTTAAAGGATATAGAGAAAGGAGATAAATACATGAAAGTCTATAAGCAGATGAAAATGTATAACGATGATGAGTTAAATCCAGTTTTACGAGGAGAGAAATAG
- a CDS encoding DNA adenine methylase: protein MNYIGSKYKLSDFIKTSVQETVSGALKNKVFCDLFAGTGIVGRSFKTSVKQVISNDLEYYSYALNRNYIGNYLPLEASEYITELNLLEGKKGFVYKNYCNGGASERLYFSNDNGRKIDAARIQIAHWKEVGEINEDMYYFLLASLLESADKVANTASVYGAYLKELKKTAQKEIEIISANFEITENQHQVYNQDSNVLINNIEGDVLYLDPPYNARQYGANYHMLNTIAKYDTFVPAGKTGLRPYERSNYCKKGEVALTFEELIRNSKFNYIFLSYNNEGLMTEKEIRQIMKRYGRYDLVTTSYQRFKADKTENRNHKATKTTEYLHILEK from the coding sequence ATGAATTATATCGGTTCTAAATATAAACTCTCTGATTTTATCAAAACTTCTGTTCAGGAAACAGTTAGTGGCGCACTAAAAAACAAAGTGTTTTGTGATCTTTTTGCGGGAACGGGTATTGTAGGAAGAAGTTTTAAAACATCCGTAAAACAAGTGATATCTAATGATTTAGAGTACTATAGCTACGCCTTAAATCGAAATTATATTGGAAACTATCTTCCCTTAGAAGCTTCAGAATATATTACCGAATTAAATCTACTAGAAGGAAAAAAAGGGTTCGTTTATAAGAACTATTGTAATGGCGGAGCATCAGAACGTCTGTATTTTAGTAATGATAATGGTCGTAAGATAGATGCGGCGAGAATACAGATAGCACACTGGAAGGAAGTTGGAGAAATTAATGAAGACATGTATTATTTTTTATTAGCATCACTATTAGAAAGTGCCGATAAAGTTGCTAATACAGCTTCAGTATATGGTGCATATCTAAAAGAATTAAAGAAAACAGCACAAAAAGAAATAGAGATTATTTCAGCTAATTTCGAAATTACAGAAAATCAGCACCAAGTCTATAATCAGGATAGTAACGTTTTGATTAACAATATAGAAGGAGATGTTTTGTATCTCGACCCACCATATAACGCCAGGCAATACGGAGCCAATTATCATATGCTAAATACTATTGCAAAATATGATACCTTTGTACCTGCCGGAAAAACAGGTTTACGGCCTTATGAAAGATCGAATTATTGTAAAAAAGGTGAAGTAGCATTAACTTTTGAAGAATTAATCAGAAATTCAAAATTCAACTACATTTTTCTTAGTTATAATAATGAAGGCTTAATGACAGAAAAAGAAATAAGGCAAATTATGAAGCGTTATGGGAGATATGATTTGGTAACTACTTCATATCAGAGATTTAAAGCGGATAAAACCGAAAATAGAAATCATAAAGCGACAAAGACAACAGAATATTTACACATCTTAGAAAAATAA
- a CDS encoding DUF6427 family protein, which produces MLSSFFSKSKPINFIIVALYMFVLYAIAYYKKGFTLNYSTLLMFFGGFMAYGLTMLAVNLITQKNDLTQKSTNTIMLFVFLTTILPSSLTNAALLLSNLFVVLGMRSVLNLRNGKHIKSNILDASLCIGVASIAYFWSIGFIAIVFLGIFYFEPKNYRNWIIPIIGLLIVYLISNCFTLLFYDSFFVITEYIEPISFSVEGYAYKGGVFSIGVLTICTLFFFTIYLIKFNRKPTKSKPFLKLIISQLLIAIAIVMIVPNKNTAEMVFIACPLAIIGTTYLEMDHGKFLQEINFWVFLLLPFMFLLF; this is translated from the coding sequence GTGTTATCAAGCTTTTTTAGTAAATCAAAACCGATTAATTTTATAATCGTTGCTTTATATATGTTTGTGTTGTATGCAATCGCATATTATAAAAAAGGTTTTACCCTAAATTACAGTACGCTTCTTATGTTTTTTGGCGGATTTATGGCCTACGGTTTGACAATGCTTGCTGTAAACCTAATAACCCAGAAGAATGATCTAACCCAAAAAAGCACAAATACAATAATGCTATTTGTTTTTCTGACAACCATATTACCTAGTTCTCTAACCAATGCAGCTTTACTATTATCAAATCTATTTGTTGTTTTGGGAATGAGAAGTGTGTTGAATTTAAGAAATGGTAAGCATATTAAATCTAATATTCTAGACGCATCTTTATGTATTGGGGTAGCTTCTATAGCATATTTTTGGAGTATTGGTTTCATTGCTATTGTGTTTTTAGGGATTTTTTATTTCGAACCGAAAAATTATAGAAACTGGATTATTCCAATAATTGGATTATTGATTGTATACTTGATATCCAATTGTTTCACCTTACTATTTTATGATTCATTTTTTGTGATTACAGAATACATAGAACCAATATCATTCTCTGTTGAAGGATATGCTTATAAAGGAGGTGTTTTTTCTATTGGAGTTTTAACGATTTGTACATTGTTTTTCTTCACGATATACTTGATAAAATTTAACAGAAAACCGACAAAATCAAAACCTTTCCTAAAGCTGATTATTTCACAATTGTTGATTGCAATAGCTATTGTAATGATCGTTCCAAATAAAAATACCGCAGAAATGGTTTTTATAGCATGTCCTTTGGCAATTATAGGTACAACCTATTTAGAAATGGATCACGGCAAGTTTCTGCAAGAAATTAATTTTTGGGTGTTTCTCTTATTACCATTTATGTTTTTGCTATTTTGA
- a CDS encoding uracil phosphoribosyltransferase encodes MKDFFEAIAALFVDVLFAPMDALRSLELESWGAANIVNWLFMGIGFVAFFYWMKELKKFNDNNEEDRDPKAHSFLKP; translated from the coding sequence ATGAAAGATTTTTTTGAAGCTATTGCAGCTCTATTTGTAGATGTACTTTTTGCTCCTATGGACGCTCTAAGATCTTTAGAGTTAGAAAGTTGGGGTGCTGCCAATATTGTTAATTGGTTATTTATGGGTATCGGTTTTGTGGCTTTTTTCTATTGGATGAAGGAGTTGAAAAAATTTAATGATAATAATGAAGAAGATAGAGATCCAAAAGCTCATTCATTTTTGAAGCCCTAG
- the purD gene encoding phosphoribosylamine--glycine ligase — MNILVLGSGGREHTFAYKIAQSNLCEKLFVAPGNAGTANIATNLAISVTDFTAIKELVLNEKIDMVVVGPEDPLVQGITDFFAEDNDLKSISVIGPSKEGARLEGSKEYAKEFLIRHNIPTAAYQSFTANTVNEGKQFLETLSAPYVLKADGLAAGKGVLILQDIEEAKTELENMLTNKKFGAASEKVVIEEFLDGIELSVFVLTDGKNYVTLPTAKDYKRIGEGDKGLNTGGMGAISPVPFADETFMNKIEEQIIKPTVEGLTKEKIDYKGFIFIGLIKVGNDPKVIEYNVRMGDPETEAVLPRVKTDLVSLFKHVSDQTLDQVEIEIDPRSATTVMTVSGGYPEAYEKGKEITGIDEISDSIVFHAGTKLNENKVVTNGGRVIAVTSFDDDFREALKKSYHNIEKLHFDKMYYRKDLGFDL, encoded by the coding sequence ATGAACATTTTAGTATTAGGATCTGGAGGGAGAGAACACACATTCGCATATAAGATTGCTCAAAGTAATTTATGTGAAAAGTTATTTGTTGCACCTGGAAATGCAGGAACTGCAAATATTGCTACTAATTTGGCAATATCTGTAACAGATTTTACGGCTATAAAAGAACTGGTATTAAACGAAAAGATCGACATGGTTGTCGTAGGTCCTGAGGATCCTTTAGTGCAAGGAATAACCGATTTCTTCGCTGAAGACAATGACCTAAAGAGTATATCGGTTATCGGGCCATCAAAAGAAGGAGCAAGATTAGAAGGTAGTAAAGAATACGCTAAGGAATTTTTAATTAGACATAATATTCCTACTGCGGCGTACCAAAGTTTTACAGCAAATACTGTTAATGAAGGAAAACAATTTCTAGAAACTTTAAGTGCCCCTTATGTATTAAAAGCAGATGGTCTCGCAGCAGGAAAAGGAGTGCTTATTCTTCAGGATATTGAAGAAGCCAAAACAGAGCTTGAAAATATGCTAACCAACAAAAAGTTTGGCGCTGCAAGTGAAAAGGTTGTTATTGAAGAATTTCTGGATGGAATCGAATTAAGCGTTTTTGTGCTGACTGATGGTAAAAACTATGTGACATTGCCAACAGCCAAAGATTATAAACGTATTGGAGAAGGAGATAAAGGTTTGAATACTGGGGGAATGGGAGCAATATCTCCAGTTCCTTTTGCAGATGAAACTTTTATGAATAAGATTGAAGAACAAATTATTAAACCTACAGTAGAAGGTCTTACAAAAGAAAAAATCGATTATAAAGGTTTTATTTTTATAGGATTGATTAAAGTAGGAAACGATCCTAAGGTGATAGAATACAATGTGCGAATGGGAGATCCAGAAACGGAAGCGGTATTACCAAGGGTGAAAACTGATTTAGTATCTTTATTTAAACACGTATCTGATCAAACTTTGGATCAAGTAGAGATCGAAATAGATCCTAGAAGTGCTACCACGGTAATGACGGTTTCAGGAGGATATCCTGAAGCATACGAGAAAGGCAAAGAAATTACAGGAATTGATGAAATCTCTGACTCGATAGTTTTTCATGCAGGAACTAAGCTTAACGAAAATAAAGTGGTCACTAATGGGGGGCGTGTGATTGCAGTAACCTCTTTTGATGATGATTTTAGAGAGGCGCTAAAAAAATCCTATCATAATATAGAGAAGTTGCATTTTGATAAAATGTACTACAGAAAGGATCTCGGTTTTGATCTGTAG
- a CDS encoding O-antigen ligase: MFYKHDDNLVLTIFWNSLYIAFLLLPLGINLPTPFLAISIILGLINILKSGKKFDLDNKIILLFPLYFIIMSFSLFYTDNISDGLNILQRSLSLFLFPLIFLFVKEDASTVRKLFDFLLLGLVISFFINFSISIYNSASIIKGGFSFEISMDDLTAFIDILTHGWNYFVGDEFSKLINPSYLSLYILLVLSYYLKNSLDTRLRTFIVVLLFLYLFLLASIAAYVILVIMSILLTFNIKDKSRKHTMFIMLLLGLIVFLNNPRVFDFYSKVKDFGNIIEYDNSTSEKARLLSWDASIKLIKEAPLLGYGIGDANDILIKKYKELRYTYNYENKYNAHNQFLQTFLQTGVIGFGVLVTIFILLAIHMKRSRNEFSVFLILFISLIFESMLVRFNGIVFFSIVIPLLLKKRSILSSRIIRNVSV, from the coding sequence ATGTTTTATAAACACGACGATAACTTGGTACTTACTATTTTCTGGAATAGTCTCTATATCGCTTTTTTATTGTTGCCTTTAGGAATTAACCTTCCAACTCCATTTTTAGCAATTTCCATTATTCTTGGCTTGATAAATATTTTAAAATCAGGAAAAAAGTTCGATCTGGATAACAAAATAATATTACTATTTCCACTGTATTTTATAATAATGTCATTTAGTCTTTTCTATACAGATAATATTTCTGATGGATTAAACATTTTACAGCGATCCTTGTCGTTGTTCTTATTTCCGTTAATTTTTCTTTTTGTTAAAGAAGACGCATCTACGGTAAGAAAGTTATTTGATTTTTTACTTTTGGGATTGGTTATCTCATTTTTCATAAATTTTTCAATAAGTATATACAATTCAGCATCTATTATAAAAGGAGGGTTTTCATTTGAAATTTCAATGGATGATCTTACCGCATTTATAGATATACTTACACACGGATGGAACTATTTTGTTGGAGATGAGTTTTCTAAACTAATCAACCCTAGTTATCTTTCACTTTATATTTTATTAGTGTTAAGCTATTACCTGAAAAATAGTTTGGATACAAGACTAAGGACGTTTATCGTTGTTCTTCTATTTCTTTATTTGTTTTTATTAGCATCTATAGCTGCTTATGTGATATTAGTAATAATGTCAATATTACTAACATTTAACATTAAGGATAAGAGCAGAAAGCATACTATGTTTATTATGCTTCTTTTGGGATTAATTGTTTTTTTAAACAACCCTCGAGTTTTTGATTTTTATTCTAAAGTCAAAGATTTCGGGAATATTATTGAGTATGATAATTCTACATCAGAAAAAGCAAGGTTACTGTCATGGGACGCCAGTATAAAGTTAATTAAGGAAGCACCATTATTAGGATATGGAATCGGAGATGCAAATGATATTTTGATCAAAAAATATAAAGAATTAAGATATACTTATAACTATGAAAATAAGTATAATGCGCACAATCAGTTTCTTCAAACATTCCTTCAGACAGGAGTTATTGGATTTGGAGTCTTAGTTACCATTTTTATTTTATTGGCAATACATATGAAAAGAAGTAGAAATGAATTTTCAGTTTTCTTAATACTTTTTATATCACTAATCTTCGAATCTATGTTGGTTAGATTTAATGGGATTGTATTCTTCTCTATTGTTATTCCATTATTACTAAAAAAGAGAAGTATTTTAAGTAGTAGGATCATACGGAATGTTTCCGTGTAG
- a CDS encoding exopolysaccharide biosynthesis polyprenyl glycosylphosphotransferase codes for MHHKRGGYSFLIRPILIVIDLIILLASSYYFLNNIVSNQVYLFLSVVWLVSSYLLSFYGVYRFTKIITIVSLLIRQGLLIIILLYAYFGLLKINFFSVKDTFYFILATISSVGVVKVITYYALRRYRSYLGGNNRRVIIIGNNKSAQQLKTFFAKRKDLGYQVLEVFSNELTNKIQDSLDFLEREDVDEIYCSIDEISDEVVNEYVKYADQNYCVLKFIPNSQRIFSKRLKTDYYEYLPVLSIPDVSLNSATNRAVKRGFDIVFSLLVIILILSWLIPLLYVLIKIESKGPLIYSHRRNGINYKEFVCYKFRSMRDENFSDLVQVKKEDNRVTKIGRFIRRTSIDELPQFFNVLFGDMSVVGPRPHMISYTKDYGKRIDKYNFVFRHSVKPGITGMAQVKGYRGEVENNEDIVNRIKYDIFYIENWSLLLDSKIIVDTIINLIKGQEKAY; via the coding sequence ATGCACCATAAAAGAGGAGGATATTCATTTTTAATTAGACCAATACTTATAGTAATTGATCTCATAATACTATTAGCTTCCTCTTACTACTTTCTTAATAATATAGTTTCAAATCAGGTTTATTTATTTTTGTCAGTTGTTTGGTTGGTTTCTTCATATTTATTGAGTTTTTATGGAGTATATCGATTTACTAAAATAATTACGATTGTTTCCTTATTAATTCGGCAAGGATTACTAATCATTATTCTTCTATATGCTTATTTTGGGTTGCTTAAAATAAATTTCTTCTCAGTAAAGGATACGTTTTATTTTATTTTGGCTACTATTTCCTCGGTAGGAGTTGTTAAGGTAATTACATATTATGCACTTAGAAGATATCGTTCTTATTTAGGTGGAAATAATAGGAGAGTGATTATTATTGGGAACAATAAAAGTGCGCAGCAACTCAAAACCTTTTTTGCTAAAAGAAAAGACCTAGGGTATCAGGTATTAGAGGTTTTCTCAAATGAACTCACAAACAAAATACAAGATAGTTTAGATTTTTTGGAGAGAGAAGATGTTGATGAAATATATTGCTCGATTGATGAAATTTCGGATGAAGTAGTAAACGAATATGTAAAATATGCTGATCAAAATTACTGTGTTCTTAAGTTTATACCGAATTCACAGCGTATTTTTTCCAAGCGACTCAAAACCGATTATTATGAATACTTACCTGTATTATCAATTCCAGATGTATCATTAAATAGCGCTACAAATAGAGCAGTTAAGAGAGGTTTTGATATTGTTTTTTCCTTGTTAGTTATCATTTTAATCCTCTCTTGGTTAATACCCTTATTGTATGTTCTCATAAAAATAGAATCCAAAGGACCATTAATTTATAGTCACAGAAGAAATGGAATCAATTACAAAGAGTTTGTTTGTTATAAATTTAGGTCAATGAGAGATGAAAATTTCTCGGATCTTGTACAGGTAAAGAAAGAGGATAACAGAGTTACCAAAATAGGACGTTTTATAAGACGAACAAGTATAGATGAACTACCACAATTTTTTAATGTTCTTTTTGGGGATATGTCTGTAGTGGGGCCTAGGCCACATATGATTTCATATACGAAGGATTACGGAAAAAGAATTGATAAATATAATTTTGTTTTCCGCCATTCGGTTAAACCAGGGATAACAGGAATGGCTCAGGTAAAAGGGTATAGAGGAGAAGTGGAGAATAATGAAGATATTGTAAATCGTATTAAATATGATATTTTTTATATAGAAAATTGGTCTTTACTACTGGATTCAAAAATTATAGTTGATACTATAATTAATCTTATAAAAGGACAAGAAAAAGCATATTAA
- a CDS encoding UDP-glucuronic acid decarboxylase family protein: MKKVLITGAAGFLGSHLCDRFIKEGYHVIGMDNLITGDLKNIEHLFKLKNFEFYNHDVSKFVHVPGNLDYILHFASPASPIDYLKIPIQTLKVGSLGTHNLLGLAKEKGSRILIASTSEVYGDPLVHPQTEDYYGNVNTIGPRGVYDEAKRFQESITMAYHTYHKVETRIVRIFNTYGPRMRLNDGRVVPAFIGQALRGEDLTVFGEGLQTRSFCYVDDLIEGIYRLLFSDYVYPVNVGNPNEITIKDFAEEIIKLTGTDQKVIYKPLPVNDPLQRQPDITRAKEILKWEPEIERSEGMRRTLEYFKGLSQEELYRSEHKDFSSYS; the protein is encoded by the coding sequence ATGAAGAAAGTTCTAATTACAGGAGCAGCGGGTTTTTTAGGGTCACATCTTTGTGATCGGTTTATTAAAGAAGGGTATCACGTTATCGGAATGGATAACCTAATCACTGGTGACTTAAAAAATATTGAACATCTATTTAAATTAAAAAACTTTGAGTTTTACAATCATGATGTTTCAAAATTTGTTCATGTCCCAGGTAATTTAGATTATATATTACATTTTGCCTCTCCAGCTAGTCCAATTGATTATCTTAAAATTCCAATTCAGACATTAAAGGTTGGATCTTTGGGAACGCATAATCTTTTAGGTTTAGCAAAAGAGAAGGGATCAAGAATACTAATCGCTTCTACTAGTGAAGTATATGGCGATCCATTAGTGCATCCTCAAACAGAGGATTATTACGGTAATGTAAATACTATTGGACCTCGTGGAGTTTATGATGAAGCAAAGCGATTTCAAGAATCTATAACGATGGCGTATCATACGTATCATAAAGTGGAGACTAGAATTGTTCGTATTTTTAATACATATGGTCCACGAATGAGGTTGAATGATGGAAGGGTAGTTCCTGCTTTTATAGGACAAGCATTACGAGGAGAGGATCTTACTGTTTTTGGAGAAGGTTTACAGACTCGTTCTTTTTGTTATGTAGATGATTTAATCGAAGGGATTTATAGATTATTGTTTAGTGATTATGTGTATCCTGTGAATGTTGGTAACCCTAACGAAATTACAATTAAAGACTTTGCTGAAGAGATTATAAAATTAACTGGAACTGATCAAAAAGTAATTTATAAGCCACTTCCTGTTAATGATCCTTTGCAAAGGCAGCCTGATATTACAAGGGCTAAAGAAATTTTGAAATGGGAACCAGAAATTGAAAGATCCGAAGGAATGAGACGTACTTTAGAATATTTTAAAGGTCTTTCTCAAGAAGAATTATATAGAAGTGAACATAAGGATTTTTCATCTTATTCTTGA